The DNA region CTCTGATTGAGTCTGGAGCCTTGCTGTGCGGCATATTGACGCGCGACAAACTATCATGCGGAAGGGTGACCATTCCGACGAGCTGTTCGTGATCGTGTTTGGACAGGCCGGGGTTTACGCCGCCCATGGCCAGAAGCTGCGGCGGCTCGGCACCCTGGAACGGCCGGCGGCGGTCGGGGAGATAGGCGTGATCGACGGCGGGGACCGCACAGCCACGGTGGTCGCTGACACGCCGATGCAGGTCCTGGTCGTGCCGATGCAGGAGTTGGAGAGCGCGCTGGACAATGGCCCGCAATGTCGCCGAGAATGAGGCCGACCTGTTGCGCGACCTGCGGGGCCGGATCGCGCGGAAGCTGCTTCAGTTGGCGGACCCCAAAACGGGCGCGGTCGGCGTCACCCAACGCGAGCTGGCCGAGTTCGTGGGAACCACCCGCAGCGCAATCATCCCGCACCTGACCTATTTCCGCCAGCGCGGGATAATCACCGAGGTCGGGCCAATAGTCCTTCTCCGCCGCACCGCTCTTCAGGAAGAGGCTCGGTAGCCAGAGCGGCCGTCGCGCGCTTGAGTGTCTTCGCCCGCAATTCGCATCGCTCGGCGTCATTGAGCATCATGGCGGCAGCCGAGATCAAGCCGCTTCGAATGGCGCGTTGGGCATCCTCCCGAT from Azospirillum sp. B510 includes:
- a CDS encoding helix-turn-helix domain-containing protein → MARNVAENEADLLRDLRGRIARKLLQLADPKTGAVGVTQRELAEFVGTTRSAIIPHLTYFRQRGIITEVGPIVLLRRTALQEEAR
- a CDS encoding cyclic nucleotide-binding domain-containing protein; translated protein: MRKGDHSDELFVIVFGQAGVYAAHGQKLRRLGTLERPAAVGEIGVIDGGDRTATVVADTPMQVLVVPMQELESALDNGPQCRRE